One window from the genome of Pseudanabaena yagii GIHE-NHR1 encodes:
- a CDS encoding HepT-like ribonuclease domain-containing protein, with the protein MTERPLNDFLQDILREIERIERFIAGVKSLQQFEQDEKTTYAVIRSLELIGEAVKKIPQSARMQNPEIPWKAIAGMRDILIHHYWDADLETVWDVTQQHLEPLKSIILKLLNSSD; encoded by the coding sequence ATGACCGAGCGTCCCCTTAACGATTTCTTGCAAGATATACTCCGAGAAATTGAAAGAATAGAACGTTTTATAGCTGGCGTAAAAAGCCTTCAGCAATTTGAGCAGGATGAAAAAACTACCTATGCAGTCATCAGATCCCTTGAGCTAATTGGCGAAGCAGTCAAAAAGATTCCGCAATCTGCAAGGATGCAAAATCCTGAAATCCCTTGGAAAGCGATCGCAGGAATGCGCGATATTCTCATACATCATTATTGGGATGCAGACCTAGAGACAGTTTGGGATGTCACACAACAACATCTTGAACCACTAAAATCAATAATCTTAAAACTTTTAAACAGTTCAGATTAA